One part of the Lepeophtheirus salmonis chromosome 14, UVic_Lsal_1.4, whole genome shotgun sequence genome encodes these proteins:
- the LOC121129153 gene encoding uncharacterized protein — MMNLKAILDDVINLFLHFLEAKEPNLKSHTIYMKKFGRYILKIIQVLEKSGYEKLLTLCHGDAKPNNFLFRRHIIDIEELECEGLEAILIDWQGGFLGSIANDLMWVIYPFIEAANLRGESGRELRDNAFKYYFEALQSVLTSFNLTLTDLELPESFEEFNKILQKSLVLEFLLVTVVKPIMALKEPAKLISWYKILDRNEKKGYKRHAEEPNINNIFSSERFPSFCLLYFKIATVLGGFQELGRIFFDVMKDSMFDEGHKADDSDEEDDEGYISRVINLSIKHWVPITVAFVAIFGIVLSLFLMYF; from the exons ATGATGAACTTAAAAGCTATTTTAGACGATGTTATAAacctttttttgcattttcttgAAGCAAAAGAGCCTAATTTAAAGAGCCATACGAT atatatgaaaaaatttggtcgatacatattaaaaataatacaagtacTTGAGAAAAGtggatatgaaaaattattaacattatGTCATGGTGACGCCAAACCCAATAATTTCCTATTTCGGCGtcatattattgatattgaaGAACTGGAATGTGAAGGACTTGAAGCAATTCTTATTGATTGGCAAGGCGGCTTCCTAGGATCGATAGCCAATGATCTCATGTGGGTGATTTATCCATTTATCGAGGCTGCTAATCTTAGAGGAGAGTCTGGAAGAGAACTAAGAGATAACGCattcaaatactattttgaaGCTCTTCAATCTGTTTTGACATCATTTAACTTGACTTTAACAGACTTGGAACTTCCAGAATCATTTgaggaatttaataaaattttacaaaaatcactTGTTCTTGAGTTTTTGTTAGTTACAGTTGTCAAACCTATCATGGCTCTTAAAGAGCCTGCAAAACTTATAAGTTGGTACAAAATCCTTGATCGTAAtgagaaaaaaggatataaaagaCATGCGGAAGAACctaacattaataatattttttctagtgaGAGATTTCCTAGTTTCTGCCTTCTGTACTTTAAAATAGCAACTGTTTTGGGCGGTTTCCAAGAGCTTGGACGAATATTCTTTGATGTCATGAAGGACTCTATGTTTGATGAAGGACATAAGGCTGATGACTCTGATGAGGAAGACGATGAAGGCTACATTTCACGTGtcattaatttatctattaagCATTGGGTACCTATCACAGTAGCATTCGTGGCTATTTTTGGGATtgtattaagtttatttttaatgtatttttaa
- the LOC121129155 gene encoding uncharacterized protein, protein MVHEEDELPLGADQYLLKLLYQKSTLDRFVSGIKIAIIGISLILSIYSVVYCNKLHHESVTYSDLKKVMNEVELVESRSDMQFKVINQINQTAYKFKEEARSAAISGPDSLDVMFDCYRVSRLSYASVVTYDGCFVDNTNGDMNRLTGIFSATVEGIYQFSFTAKYVSSSRGRFGAWSDIYVNDTVIADSQREYNARSNLETESSTHTVLVYFPIRMNHQVKVQFNKDGSSYIHSDGDHDVHFTGRRVGPLK, encoded by the exons ATGGTGCATGAGGAGGATGAATTACCATTGGGTGCAGATCAATATCTTCTAAAACTCTTATATCAAAAGTCAACATTGGATAGATTTGTTTCTGGGATAAAAATCGCCATCATAGGCATTTCACTC ATATTGAGCATATATAGCGTCGTATATTGTAACAAGCTTCATCATGAGTCGGTAACGTATTCCGATTTGAAAAAAGTCATGAATGAAGTGGAATTAGTTGAGTCCCGATCAGATATGCAATTCAAAGTCATCAATCAGATCAATCAAACAGCAT ATAAATTTAAAGAGGAAGCGAGGAGTGCTGCCATATCAGGCCCTGATAGTTTGGACGTCATGTTTGACTGCTACCGCGTTAGTCGACTAAGCTATGCATCTGTTGTTACATATGATGGTTGTTTTGTAGACAATACCAACGGAGATATGAATCGTTTAACTGGAATATTTTCCGCCACAGTCGAGggtatttatcaattttctttcaCAGCTAAGTACGTGAGCTCCAGTAGAGGACGATTTGGAGCTTGGAGTGATATTTATGTGAACGATACTGTGATTGCAGACTCACAAAGGGAGTACAATGCTAGGAGCAATTTAGAGACGGAGTCTTCAACTCACACAGTTCTTGTGTATTTTCCAATACGGATGAATCACCAAGTCAAAGTACAATTCAATAAAGATGGTTCAAGTTATATACACTCAGATGGAGATCATGATGTTCATTTCACTGGTAGAAGAGTTGGGcccttaaaatga